One genomic window of bacterium includes the following:
- a CDS encoding molybdenum cofactor biosynthesis protein MoaE — protein sequence MRVRLFASYREAVGASQIELALEGGSRGQAVWTALVNRYPALARLPEPSGYAVNDEYVDGGRPLHDDDEVALIPPVSGGGGDERPARPPLIELTDGPIAFDRLVREVADPRAGAVVLFLGVVRDNARGRRVDHLEYEAYEVLARREMEKIASTIMSRWPATRVAMIHRTGRLNVGDTSIAISVSAPHRAEAFDAARFAIDTLKLTVPIWKKEIWVGGEAWIGAEG from the coding sequence GTGCGGGTGCGGCTCTTTGCATCGTACCGCGAAGCGGTGGGCGCCTCCCAAATCGAGCTCGCCCTCGAGGGCGGAAGCCGGGGACAGGCGGTGTGGACGGCGCTCGTGAATCGCTATCCCGCCCTGGCGCGCCTGCCCGAACCGTCGGGGTACGCGGTCAACGACGAGTACGTGGACGGCGGTCGCCCCCTCCACGATGACGACGAGGTGGCGTTAATCCCGCCGGTGAGCGGCGGAGGCGGCGACGAACGACCGGCGCGCCCGCCCCTGATCGAGCTCACCGACGGGCCCATCGCGTTCGACCGCCTCGTGCGAGAGGTCGCCGATCCTCGCGCGGGCGCGGTCGTGCTATTTTTGGGCGTGGTCCGCGACAATGCGCGCGGCCGGCGGGTCGACCACCTCGAGTACGAGGCATATGAAGTCCTGGCGCGGCGGGAGATGGAGAAGATCGCGTCGACGATCATGTCCCGGTGGCCGGCGACCCGGGTGGCCATGATCCATCGGACGGGGCGGCTCAACGTCGGAGACACCAGCATCGCGATCAGCGTCTCGGCGCCCCACCGGGCCGAGGCATTTGACGCCGCACGGTTCGCCATCGATACGCTGAAGCTCACCGTCCCGATTTGGAAGAAGGAGATCTGGGTAGGTGGGGAGGCTTGGATTGGCGCCGAAGGATGA
- a CDS encoding M48 family metalloprotease yields the protein MFEVMTKMRFQWLMLASAVTALTLTPMVPPMPVPTAHAQLFSMSEQQEIQLGRQVEAEVAKKPGFVDDPGLTSYVAGIGLRLAHVSERPNLPWTYHIVRDKSVNAFAVLGGFVFVDQGLLTFVKSEDELAFILGHETTHVAHRHAVDLAQRDLEVQFGAVLLTQFVFGGSWTAYQLSQIARGLVDAKYSRDKEFEADRYGVIYAQKAGFNSSAAISFFERLQRLDKTQPALAHAFEDHPDTPDRIKALRAQLHQMGYQVAGPEAPAPAPGPAVKPSSAQTAPHSTVSGDR from the coding sequence GTGTTCGAGGTGATGACGAAGATGCGATTCCAATGGTTGATGCTCGCCTCCGCGGTCACTGCGCTGACGTTGACCCCGATGGTCCCGCCTATGCCGGTGCCCACCGCCCACGCCCAGCTCTTCAGCATGAGCGAGCAGCAGGAGATCCAGCTTGGACGTCAAGTCGAAGCCGAGGTCGCCAAGAAGCCGGGGTTCGTCGACGACCCAGGCCTTACCAGTTATGTGGCGGGAATCGGGTTGCGCCTCGCCCACGTCTCGGAGCGGCCCAATCTTCCCTGGACGTACCACATCGTCCGCGACAAGAGCGTGAATGCCTTCGCCGTGCTCGGCGGATTCGTGTTTGTCGATCAAGGGCTGTTGACGTTTGTGAAGTCCGAAGACGAGCTCGCGTTCATCTTGGGGCACGAAACGACGCACGTCGCGCACCGCCACGCCGTGGACCTCGCGCAGCGAGACCTGGAGGTTCAGTTCGGCGCGGTGTTGCTGACGCAATTCGTCTTCGGCGGGAGCTGGACCGCCTACCAGCTTTCGCAGATCGCCCGCGGTCTCGTGGACGCGAAGTATTCAAGGGACAAGGAGTTCGAGGCCGACCGCTACGGCGTAATTTATGCGCAGAAGGCCGGCTTCAACTCCTCCGCGGCGATCAGCTTCTTTGAACGCCTGCAGCGCCTGGACAAAACCCAGCCCGCCCTGGCGCATGCGTTTGAAGACCACCCGGACACTCCCGACCGGATCAAAGCGCTCCGGGCTCAGCTGCATCAGATGGGCTATCAAGTGGCCGGTCCCGAGGCCCCGGCGCCCGCCCCTGGGCCCGCGGTGAAGCCGTCCTCCGCCCAGACGGCGCCCCACTCTACTGTCTCCGGCGACAGGTAA